The proteins below come from a single Leopardus geoffroyi isolate Oge1 chromosome D3, O.geoffroyi_Oge1_pat1.0, whole genome shotgun sequence genomic window:
- the TTR gene encoding transthyretin has protein sequence MASHLLLLCLAGLVLVSEAGPAGTGESKCPLMVKVLDAVQGSPAVNVAVKVFKKAADESWEPFASGKTSEFGELHGLTTAENFVEGVYKVEIDTKSYWKSLGISPFHEYAEVVFTANNSGNRHYTIAALLSPYSYSTTALVSSPKE, from the exons ATGGCTTCTCATCTGCTCCTCCTTTGCCTTGCTGGACTGGTACTTGTGTCTGAGGCTGGCCCTGCG GGCACTGGTGAATCCAAGTGTCCCCTGATGGTCAAAGTCCTAGACGCTGTCCAAGGAAGTCCTGCTGTCAACGTGGCCGTGAAAGTGTTCAAAAAGGCTGCTGATGAGAGCTGGGAGCCCTTCGCCTCAGG GAAAACCAGTGAATTTGGAGAGCTTCATGGGCTCACAACTGCCGAGAATTTTGTAGAAGGGGTATACAAAGTGGAAATAGACACCAAGTCCTACTGGAAGTCACTTGGCATTTCCCCGTTCCATGAATATGCAGAG GTGGTGTTCACAGCAAACAACTCTGGCAACCGTCACTACACCATCGCTGCCCTGCTCAGCCCCTACTCCTACTCCACCACGGCCCTCGTCAGCAGCCCCAAAGAATGA